Genomic window (Leptospira bouyouniensis):
CCAAATGAGAATTTTGGAAGGATAAATCCTTCCTTTGGCAAAATTACCATTAGATTAGATCCCAGATCCATCTGGGATGACCACAGGATCGTCAGAAGTGGGAGTGTCTGGTTTGACATCCGCTGGAGTATAACCATGGTCATTTGGTTTTTGTCTACTGGAATCAAAATCGGAAGTAGACGGTTTGTGGTTTCCTTCTACCGAAAACAACCAACCATCTTCTTGTTTTTGAGAGACACCTTGTTCGTGAGGGAAAGTATCAATAGGACGAATTGTGATGGATACATATTGTATCAACCGTTCATCTTTGATTGGATCTAAATACGCCAAACTATCGTTACGCCATCTGTTTTTAGCTCGAGGTTCTCTTCGGAAACTTTTCATTACCATATCGAGTTCTTTTGCATATTTAGCATATAAAACTCGGGTGGTTTTTGCTTGGATCACGAAATACATTCCACCTTTTTTATGGAACAAAAACCGATTCGATATTGTTTGTTTATTTTCAGTATAATGCAAAACAACAAATACAGATTCGTCAAAACCAGCTATTTCGTTTTCTAATACTTTTTCACGAACTAACTTTAAATCAGGATATTTGATTAGAAATGTATCTACTGTTTCTTCGATAAAACGATCAATGTCGTATTCTTTTGTTCGGCGGGCAACATCAATTTGTAAGATTGCCTCTCGATTGGTTTTTGCAATTTGAATCCGAACAGTATCTGCATGGCGTAAAACAGACTTTGCCCAACCTCTTGGGTATTCAAAAGCAAAACCTAGTGAGTCTTCAACCCAAGTAGCTGCTTCAAGTCCCGCAAATGTTAGACATAATAAAAATAAGAGGCAAAGTCGCTTTTTCATACTTACAATATCGGCCAATCATCCTATCATTATTGATAGTCGAGTAATCCTTTTCGTAAATCTGATTTTGGAAAATATCCAATCTTTTCCCAGGAACCGGCATCATAAATCGCAACGGATTCGAGTAAAGGTTGGAGTGGGGAACCATGAAAGGGTTTTTTACGGATCCAACTGATCATGCGAAATAAAATGTCGATGAGTTTGGACCAAGACCCTGTGACAGGAATTGGCAATTGTCTTTTTTTGGTGATCCCTAAATCTTGGAAGGTCCGAATTACAGTTTCGATAGTTACCGCTTCTGGATGTGAAAAGACATAGAGGGATTCTGGTTTTTTTCCAGCAAAACAATGTTTGGTCCAAAGATAAATCGCTTCCGTGGCATCTTCGATATGTAAGATCGATTTTTTTCGAGTTGGTGGGATTTTTGGGTACACCCCTCGTTTCATCAGAGACTTTAATTTTGAGATAAAACTTTTAGTACCTTTTCCATAAATACTTGCGAGTCGGATCACCGAATAGTTTTGCCCACTTTGGAAAATAAAATCCTCGGCTAAAGCTTTTGTTTTTGCATAAATGGTTTTCCCAAACCGCTCGCTATGCAGTGTTAATTCCGTTTCTTTTGAACCATAAACAGATATACTACTCACAAATCCAAAATGTGGAATTTGTTTTTGGATTGCAAATGACACTAGTTGTTTGGTTGCATTTACATTGATTTGGTAATAAGTGGCTTCATCTACTTTTGCCCCTGAAACAACAGCTGCTAGGTGTAAAACCAAATCGATTGGTTCTTTAATGTTCAAATCACTCAAATCATTTAGATTTTTTAAATCGCGTTCGTAAAACTTAAAATGTTTATGATGGCGAATGTTTTCAGGAAAATGGGAATGGTTTGTTCCAATGGCAATGATTTTGTAATCTGGAATTAATTTGCCAATCAATGCCTTGCCAAGAACTCCGCTTCCACCTGTGATGAGGATTGTTTTTGTCATATAATAAATACCATTTGGAACCAACCCACAAGTGCACCGAGAGCTGCACCAACTAGGATGAGTAACATTTCATCCTCTTGGAAGGCAGATCGTAAAATAGATTCAAATTCTTTTGGAGGAAGGGCTGACATTCGGTCACCCATCATCTTCTCTATTTGTAACGATTCTCCTAAATATGCTTCAAGATGGAATGCATTTTCAATTGCATTGTCTGCCATTGCGACTGAAATTCTTTCTTTGGCAGCATCAAATTCATTAATTTTGCCTGTTGCATATAAGGCAGGTTTTGCAAGGAAAGTAACTGTGTCCACATGACCACTCACTTCATTGCGAATGATATCGATGATTTCTTTTGAAGCTTTTCCAAAAATAAGTTCCGAGAGGATATTTTTAGGTGTGAGAATTTTTTCACTCACAAGTTTTGCGTATAACCTAGAAACTTCGTTTTGCCTTTTTAAAAACAATCCTTGGTAAGTCCAAAATCCCAATACTTTTTTGGGAATAAGTGGTCGAAAGATCATTTCAAGTGCCAGGTAATTCGTTAAATAACCTACGATCACTCCTTGGATGGGGAGTGTCCAAGATAATGGAAAAAAAATCATAAAGACCATTTGGATAAGTCCAAGTAAAAATCCAAAATAAAAACCTGAACGTTCAATGAATTTGAACTCTGGGGCACCAACCTCTTGAAAGAGCTCTACCACCAAACTTACGTTACTGCCAGATAATTTCTTTAAAACTAATGCTTTCACATCGAATAAAGAATCAATATCCGCTTGGAGTTTTTTAATTACCTTGCGAATGGTGATTCCACTTTCTCTCCTAACTTTATGGTAAATTTCTTCCTTTACCAAGTCAGGAATGATGTCCCAAAGTTTAGGATCAAGACTATCCGAAAATTCTTTGATCGTATAACGAATGCTAGAGTCGAGTGCAGGTAAAAATACAGTTTCTGCTTTTTTTGGATCTACTTTTAGAAATACTTCTTTGATATTGAGTAGGCGTTCTGTGATCACATCCACAGATTTACTCGCCATTTTGTGTGCTTTTCTTGGAATAATGCCCTGCCAACCTAAGTAGGGTGGGAAACCAATAAATTGGATGGGGTAAAAAGTCATTTTCAAAGCCAACCAATTGGTCACCCAACCCACAAACCCATATGTAAATGGGATCATGAGCAATTTCCACCCGCCGACCGAAAGCCAAGAATCCCACATATTTGCTAAGAATAGGCTTTGTTTCAGAAAGGAATGGGCAATCGAAATTCGTTTTCCTGTCTAATTTTCCCTCAAAAGGTGTAAAAAACGAAATTTTTCTCCGATACCCCTAAAAAAGATTTGCTTTGTGTACGGAAACAAACTACAAATGGTACACTTTGGGAGTTCTTAGGAATTTCCCGAAGCGATTTGAAAGGAAGTGACGGTTTCGTCACAAAGCGAATTTGATTAGAGGGTAAGTCTATGCGCGTTCGAGGGTTCTTCACCATTCTCGTTCTCATTTCTATTGTTTTTGTAGGTTGTTCTCGTAAAAAGAAATCAATGCCGTTTTGGTTGTTATTGGGTACTGGCGGAGCCGTGTCGGATAACAATGATCAAACGGAACTCCCACCTGATTCGAATGGAGTCCCTCTCCCACCACCTGGCGGTTCTGTCGGTGTGACTGATCCCGAAGAAGTTCCAAATAATGAATCCGAACAAGAAGTACCAAATCATGGTCCCGCTCGGGTCATAGGTTCCATTGTCCCAGTTGTTGCAGGTGTACCTGCGAATGTTGTTTGTGGCAATCCTGGAGCTCCATCTGCGCCCGCTTGCGTGGATCTTACTTTAATTTCTGTACGCATCGAAGTTGCTAATGGTGAAGTCAGTACACTTGTTGCGTCAAAATATGCAGAAGCCAATGGAAGTTTTGTTTTTGATTTATCTGACCTTCCAAATAATAATTACCGAGTTCTCATTAACACCGGTTATGGTTTAAATTATACTTACCAAGATTTTTCTTACGTTTACGACCCGACACAAACTCCTTACACCCTTGTTAACGTAGGTAATTTACTTGCGGAAAGAATGTATTATGCACAAGGCCCTGCTCAATTTACAGGAGTTGTCACAAGTCCTGGATTTTCAGGAGATGGAGTGAATGTTCCAGCTGGACCTGTGGCTGGCATTGTTGTAAACATTGTTGATTCCAATGGTAATACGGTAGGAACAGGAGTCACCAACGCCAATGGACAATATGTAATTTCGATCAACCCTCTCCCTAACGGGAATTATACGATTGTGTATGTTGGTGATTCGGTTGAGGTTTCTGGACAACCTTTTGCCACTATCCAAGAATCTGTACATTTTACGTTTCCAGGAACCAATCCAAATACAGTTGCAGTTGTTGATTTAGGTATCACGAGTTTGCCATGGATGGCCGCAACGGAAAGTGATCTTTTACTTTCTGGTGTGATTAGAAATGGGGCCCTTTCAAGCGACCAGTCTTCTGTTTTTACCATCAAACTAAAAAATGAACATGGTGCTGTGTTACAAACAGTACAAATCACTGGGAATGGTAATTTTTCGATCGAAGGATTTGAACTCACTAACGGTGTCTATTATTTAGAAGTTTCGAACCCTTCCTTTTATACAACCACTCAATCTTTTTTGTTCTCAGCAGCTCCAAATGGTGGAACCAAATCGATCACATTACTTGATCCTATCCTAATTGTTGCAAAACCTTCCTTAGTCGTTGGGTATGTCAAAGATGCAAACAACAATCATATTCCTGGCGCTGTCATTAACGTTCGACCATCATCAAATCAACCACCATCGAACATTGTATACCTGAAAGATGATCCAATTTTAGGTAATGCGATCAAACTTTGGATTTTGGAATCTTTAAGTGTCG
Coding sequences:
- a CDS encoding NAD-dependent epimerase/dehydratase family protein produces the protein MTKTILITGGSGVLGKALIGKLIPDYKIIAIGTNHSHFPENIRHHKHFKFYERDLKNLNDLSDLNIKEPIDLVLHLAAVVSGAKVDEATYYQINVNATKQLVSFAIQKQIPHFGFVSSISVYGSKETELTLHSERFGKTIYAKTKALAEDFIFQSGQNYSVIRLASIYGKGTKSFISKLKSLMKRGVYPKIPPTRKKSILHIEDATEAIYLWTKHCFAGKKPESLYVFSHPEAVTIETVIRTFQDLGITKKRQLPIPVTGSWSKLIDILFRMISWIRKKPFHGSPLQPLLESVAIYDAGSWEKIGYFPKSDLRKGLLDYQ
- a CDS encoding DUF445 domain-containing protein, with translation MIPFTYGFVGWVTNWLALKMTFYPIQFIGFPPYLGWQGIIPRKAHKMASKSVDVITERLLNIKEVFLKVDPKKAETVFLPALDSSIRYTIKEFSDSLDPKLWDIIPDLVKEEIYHKVRRESGITIRKVIKKLQADIDSLFDVKALVLKKLSGSNVSLVVELFQEVGAPEFKFIERSGFYFGFLLGLIQMVFMIFFPLSWTLPIQGVIVGYLTNYLALEMIFRPLIPKKVLGFWTYQGLFLKRQNEVSRLYAKLVSEKILTPKNILSELIFGKASKEIIDIIRNEVSGHVDTVTFLAKPALYATGKINEFDAAKERISVAMADNAIENAFHLEAYLGESLQIEKMMGDRMSALPPKEFESILRSAFQEDEMLLILVGAALGALVGWFQMVFII